Below is a genomic region from Miscanthus floridulus cultivar M001 chromosome 1, ASM1932011v1, whole genome shotgun sequence.
ATATACCAATATCACTTTTAATCGATCAATTAAAATATTTCCGTGCATATTGATAGACAAAGTTTCGGATTTTTTGTGACATGCATTCTTTAGGACCGGATGTAGTCCGGAATAGAGGGTGTGGTATGCCTTGTGTGGTTGTTCTGAAAAGAGAATAGAGAGGGCACTTAGACAAAAGGCACACTGATTAGAGTGGGaatacttggtggttggtactACCGTTTCCCAAGTAACCAATGGGGAGACTTGGCCTGACAACTACAAAAAGGCGGTGGGTGTGCAGACACATTAATCCGATCCATATACCGGTTGCTACCACATTGCGTTCATGATACTACATTTGCATCTGGTTAGGTGACCGGTTCGTGTTGAATTAACTCCTACATGACCAATCACGCAACAAACCATGATTCAACATGTCGTATTAACTCCTACCGAAAAGGCAAGAAAATGGAGCGAAGAAGGCACTGCTCACCGAACTGCATACACAGGGACGTCAGCTCAACCGGCAGGATTTTTCTGTCTGAGATCAGGCATGATGCAACTGGTTTGCTGCAGTTCTGCCATGACGAAACAACTGGTTTGCTTCAGTTCAATCACGAAACAACTGGTTTGCTGCAGTTCTGCCATGACGCCAGGAGTTAAGGTTGTTGTTGGTTTGTGGCAAAATTTCCCATCGTTGGGGGAAAAATAGTTGACGATTAGTTTGGTTGTCAATGCAATCCATATGCTCCCTTACAGCATTTTGAATTTTTGTATGAAGCAaatatccagcagcagcagcagcacaaaaATTCACATACCATTTCTAAGGATCACAGCATAACGGCTTTTTTCTTAACTCAATTCAATCAAACCTTGCAGCTCATTGGCTGAAGAAATGTACATTTTCTTATCAACAATTCGTGTCAGAAACAATGAAATTGTTGTCACAGGTCCCTTTTTTAATCCAAATCACCGTTCATGTTCTGCTAGCCAAAAAAACAACAAACCTTTGAAATAAAAAGGAAGAGGGAGAGAAGAATACAAAGGAGTGATTTTGAGAGGAGTATCGCAGCAAGATCTTTATATCGTTAACTAAAGAATTAATATGTATTGACGATTCAGTGAATTGTAGATCAGCAGGCTATATTTAGTTTGGCCCGTAGCCGTGCGGATGCGACTTTTGCCACCTCCATGCGACTGACAGGCTCTCTCTGAGATCGGTATATTGAGCTGTCCAGTTGAGCTCCTTGTTGATCTTTGTTGGGTCGCTGTATACTTCTGCATAATCTCCTGGCCTTCTGCTGAGGTACTCAATTTTGATGTTAACTCCAGTTGCCTTCTTACAGGCATCAACAAACTCATTAACCGAGCGACCTGAACAGAAGACATACATAAATCAGAGCAAAGTGATACTAACACCACAAGAGAAGACTTCAGGGATGATTTACTTCAGTCTTCCAGCTTGATGCACAAATAACTATTGACCCTATGCAGATATTTGTGTAAATACTACAAAGATAAGTTGTCCCAGATTAACTGTTTGTGGGCCTCTATATGTCTTGTTACCATGTAAATTAAGCAAAGTATTTATCAAAACCTGTGCAGGGTACAACTCTCCATATGAGTAAATAATAATTattcaaataaataaataaatctcgTGTTGTCAAACCTCTTCCTGTTCCAACATTGTAAATGCCGACTTTTCTAGGCTCTGCCTTGTTGAGTGCTTTCACATGAGCATCAACTAAATCCGTGACATCAATATAATCTCTTATGCAGGTTCCATCAGCTGTGGGATAATCTGTTCCTTTAACCTACAGAAAGATCATGCATAACCATCAGCTCCATCTTACAGAGTGCTTCCACAATAAAGTGCTACTAGTACATCATGCACACCTTGGCACGAAGCAATAGACTAACTTATGCTTTATTTCAAAGATACTGCTGCACAGTATAAAAGAAGGGTACCTTTAATCCTGGAATGACTCCTAATGCTGCATCGAAGCATGCCCCAGATATCCGACCATGCTCTCGGAGTTCTGGCCTAGGAGCCTCACCTAATCTTCCCTCAGGGTCAGAGCCAATAACATTGAAATATCTGGTGCAGAAGCCAAGATGTCGATTTAAACCAATTTCTGAACAGATAAGTTCAGATGCTCAAGGTCCTAACCTATGTAACTGGAGAAAAATATTACCTTAAAATCATGACAGCCATGTCAGCTCCCTTCGactttgagaaatctaatatgatATCCTCTGCCATTTTCTTAGCTTTTCCATATGGATTGATAGGGAACTAGGCCAAGGTAAGAGATAAACCAATTAGTACTGGTGACAACATGTCTGTTTGCACAGGTACCTAAAATCATAAAAAGAATGAAGGAAAGAATGCAACATTTACATAGCAACATAAAACTATTTGTTTCAGTAGCAAGCCGACTAAATAACATATTAACACAAAACATGGTTTTATTAGAGGACATATCAAATTCTCAACAAAACCACCTGAGGTGTGGCTTCTGTAATAGGCATCTTCTCTGGTTCTCCGTAGGTAGCACATGTACTGGAGTAAATGAGGGTTTTGACTCCATGAGATGCCATAGCCTCCAAAATCAGTAAAGTGTTCGATGTAATATTGTGATAGTACCTGTTAAGTTACTGAGACTGTTAGAAACATTACAGAAGTTTCAGATATTTTAAAACTGATTTTTAAATCTGTAAGAAATACGTAAAGATATTGATAGGAGTAAGTCCATGATCATGGCACTAACATTACAGTGTTCCATCAATTAAGACAAAATAATTTGTTTTAATACAT
It encodes:
- the LOC136546336 gene encoding probable UDP-arabinose 4-epimerase 3 isoform X1; the protein is MIPLNRRASLPRAGMEYFDARRKPHNVGKIIAALVLTTLCIFVLKQSHGFGGNSMFSRHEPGVTHVLVTGGAGYIGSHAALRLLKDNYQVTIVDNLSRGNMGAVKVLQGLFPQPGRLQFIFADLGDQKSVNKIFAENAFDAVMHFAAVAYVGESTLEPLRYYHNITSNTLLILEAMASHGVKTLIYSSTCATYGEPEKMPITEATPQFPINPYGKAKKMAEDIILDFSKSKGADMAVMILRYFNVIGSDPEGRLGEAPRPELREHGRISGACFDAALGVIPGLKVKGTDYPTADGTCIRDYIDVTDLVDAHVKALNKAEPRKVGIYNVGTGRGRSVNEFVDACKKATGVNIKIEYLSRRPGDYAEVYSDPTKINKELNWTAQYTDLRESLSVAWRWQKSHPHGYGPN
- the LOC136546336 gene encoding probable UDP-arabinose 4-epimerase 3 isoform X2 — its product is MEYFDARRKPHNVGKIIAALVLTTLCIFVLKQSHGFGGNSMFSRHEPGVTHVLVTGGAGYIGSHAALRLLKDNYQVTIVDNLSRGNMGAVKVLQGLFPQPGRLQFIFADLGDQKSVNKIFAENAFDAVMHFAAVAYVGESTLEPLRYYHNITSNTLLILEAMASHGVKTLIYSSTCATYGEPEKMPITEATPQFPINPYGKAKKMAEDIILDFSKSKGADMAVMILRYFNVIGSDPEGRLGEAPRPELREHGRISGACFDAALGVIPGLKVKGTDYPTADGTCIRDYIDVTDLVDAHVKALNKAEPRKVGIYNVGTGRGRSVNEFVDACKKATGVNIKIEYLSRRPGDYAEVYSDPTKINKELNWTAQYTDLRESLSVAWRWQKSHPHGYGPN